One region of Qipengyuania sp. SS22 genomic DNA includes:
- a CDS encoding PaaI family thioesterase translates to MSENEAVGASGGLVPVTEGDWAGWSTWQSDAFEQRAGPFYERRDDDGSMVAAFRAEERHMNGAGFMHGGCMMTFADSAIFTIATDELAGSHGVTMHLAGDFLDPASVGQLIEARGEVVRAGGKTIYVVGMIRADGKPVLSFNGIIRKITRR, encoded by the coding sequence CGTGCCCGTCACCGAGGGCGACTGGGCCGGCTGGTCGACCTGGCAAAGCGATGCGTTCGAACAGCGCGCAGGCCCCTTCTACGAACGGCGCGACGACGACGGCAGCATGGTCGCTGCTTTCCGCGCCGAGGAGCGCCACATGAACGGCGCGGGTTTCATGCACGGCGGCTGCATGATGACCTTCGCCGACAGCGCGATCTTCACCATCGCAACCGACGAACTCGCCGGATCGCATGGCGTTACGATGCATCTCGCGGGCGATTTTCTCGATCCGGCCAGCGTCGGCCAGCTGATCGAGGCGCGCGGCGAAGTCGTCCGCGCGGGCGGCAAGACGATCTATGTCGTCGGCATGATCCGCGCCGACGGCAAGCCGGTGCTCAGCTTCAACGGAATTATCCGGAAGATCACCAGGAGATAG
- a CDS encoding serine hydrolase domain-containing protein, with protein sequence MRFLCLLALLLLPSVTLAQEGDPVDEFVSFDRFLAEFREENSVPALSAVIVRDGQIAWEGYYGWADDEGEVATSADTTYKIASTTKPIAATAIIAEALAGGLSLELPMSADEGFADTCDWLSQSPIPFGSGGEDRHGNTMPAMDCAKPLTLSQMLDMRANGDVFVYNPIAYARIDRAIRGAGGRDLRAIVRDRVAEPAGMRDVALGWRDPEGGDALRFLAPPFHPVDGRLVKQVLPDDDFRAAAGIIASPLQMARFDIAFDTGVLIPPELIRELVDTDIGPLGDYRRGWFLEDWNGQRLLWHSGWNEQKGSALYVKVPGKRLTLIVLANTEAIWWGNSLVKAEVAESPIAQRFLEDFAR encoded by the coding sequence GTGCGTTTTCTCTGCCTGCTCGCTCTGCTTCTGCTGCCCTCTGTCACGTTGGCGCAAGAGGGCGATCCGGTGGATGAGTTCGTCAGTTTCGACCGCTTCCTGGCCGAGTTCCGCGAAGAGAACAGCGTCCCGGCCCTGAGCGCGGTGATCGTCCGTGACGGGCAAATCGCGTGGGAAGGCTATTACGGCTGGGCCGATGACGAAGGCGAGGTCGCGACCAGCGCGGATACGACCTACAAGATCGCTTCCACTACCAAGCCCATTGCCGCCACGGCGATCATCGCCGAGGCACTGGCGGGCGGGCTGTCGCTCGAACTGCCGATGAGTGCGGACGAAGGCTTTGCCGATACCTGCGACTGGCTGTCGCAGTCCCCGATCCCCTTCGGCAGCGGCGGCGAGGACCGGCATGGCAATACGATGCCAGCAATGGATTGTGCCAAGCCGCTGACGCTCTCGCAAATGCTCGACATGCGCGCCAATGGCGACGTCTTCGTTTATAACCCCATCGCCTATGCGCGGATCGATCGCGCGATCCGCGGTGCAGGTGGGCGCGATCTGCGCGCCATCGTGCGGGACCGCGTCGCCGAGCCGGCAGGAATGCGCGACGTAGCGCTCGGCTGGCGAGACCCCGAAGGCGGCGATGCGCTGCGGTTTCTCGCGCCGCCTTTCCACCCGGTCGATGGCCGTCTGGTCAAACAGGTCCTGCCCGATGACGATTTCCGCGCGGCGGCGGGGATCATCGCCAGTCCGCTACAGATGGCGCGGTTCGATATCGCCTTCGATACCGGCGTGCTGATTCCGCCAGAGTTGATCCGCGAACTGGTCGACACCGACATCGGCCCATTGGGCGATTACCGGCGCGGGTGGTTCCTCGAGGACTGGAACGGCCAGCGCCTGCTCTGGCACTCGGGTTGGAACGAGCAGAAGGGATCTGCGCTCTACGTCAAAGTGCCCGGAAAGCGACTTACGCTGATCGTGCTCGCCAATACCGAGGCGATCTGGTGGGGCAATTCGCTGGTCAAGGCCGAGGTCGCCGAAAGCCCGATCGCGCAGCGCTTCCTCGAGGATTTCGCACGCTAG
- a CDS encoding flavodoxin family protein → MLDQTQETLCDDNQTDFSDLKALTINCTLKPSPEGSHTDKLLGVTEAILVRNKVSLEQVRLVDHAIAPGVYPDMTEHGAAQDDWPAIWDKVAAADILVIGTPIWLGEKSSVCQRLIERLYAHSGQTNNKGQYTFYGKVGGCIVTGNEDGIKHVGMGVLYSLQHVGYTIPPQADAGWIGEAGPGPSYGDAKEDGEGYEGFDNDFTRRNTTFMTWNLMHMARMLKDAGGIPAWGNSVDLWKEGRRFDAPNPEYR, encoded by the coding sequence ATGCTCGACCAAACGCAAGAAACGCTGTGCGACGACAATCAGACCGATTTCTCGGACCTCAAGGCGCTGACCATCAATTGCACGCTCAAACCCTCGCCCGAGGGGTCGCATACCGACAAGCTGCTGGGCGTGACCGAGGCGATCCTGGTGCGAAACAAAGTCTCGCTCGAACAGGTGCGACTGGTCGACCACGCGATCGCGCCCGGCGTCTATCCCGACATGACCGAACATGGCGCAGCGCAAGACGACTGGCCCGCGATCTGGGACAAGGTAGCTGCCGCCGATATCCTCGTGATCGGCACGCCGATCTGGCTGGGCGAAAAAAGCTCGGTCTGCCAGCGGCTGATCGAACGCCTCTATGCGCATTCGGGGCAGACCAACAACAAGGGGCAATACACTTTCTACGGCAAGGTCGGCGGCTGCATCGTCACCGGCAATGAAGACGGCATCAAGCATGTCGGCATGGGCGTGCTCTATTCGCTTCAACATGTGGGTTACACCATCCCGCCGCAGGCCGATGCCGGATGGATCGGCGAAGCGGGCCCGGGTCCCAGCTATGGCGATGCCAAGGAAGATGGCGAAGGCTATGAAGGGTTCGACAACGATTTCACCCGCCGCAACACGACTTTCATGACCTGGAACCTGATGCACATGGCGCGCATGCTTAAGGATGCGGGCGGCATCCCGGCGTGGGGCAATTCGGTCGATTTGTGGAAGGAAGGCCGCCGCTTCGACGCGCCCAATCCCGAATATCGCTAG